One genomic region from Electrophorus electricus isolate fEleEle1 chromosome 23, fEleEle1.pri, whole genome shotgun sequence encodes:
- the pdzd4 gene encoding PDZ domain-containing protein 4 isoform X2 codes for MGCNMCVVNRPEEQYRIMFQKGNTLRPIDAELKGRKTSHLSQDKDGHTHNPLLLQVVRKGHRRRAGTIAGAARLVAITDCVDNSTQTDISFQNFLGVAGGPYPGSGSPKPPPSPPLVTLVPPYLLNELCTLENDYLDMANHEVDRQEELEYEEVELYKSTQQDKLGLTVCYRTDEEDDQGIYIGEVNPNSIAAKDGRIRKGDRILQINGVDVQNREEAVAILSREDSINFSLLLARPEIEEDTNIDPEDLDFELPVGMGVDSLSTSHLPSLCLLRQRRSQVGVPEEPLPQQEAPALGLAALNNSQELDSGVGRTDESTRNEESSEHDLLACDEQTSACTTNGTNTPHSLRKFRPGRGSSGGGDTPSPLLHLRELQLSTDSLDVGAVGGGYLHDPVGAMMMPGLTEEECERYRELLEIKCRYERKTKQGGARKGAEEGEGLEEEGEGLQGGEKEADLDEECDASLTPHEMALLEEELRHLEFKCRNILRAQKMQQLRERCLKAWLLDEEASGRGSSDLQASPLHELTDIKELPERERSDRETSSAYNTGGESCRSTPLTSDHLSPVAQTEECASPLQGRPRDRPSWNERGRASLGSAYSPGSYKKFQTSSTVNPKFRSLTREGGSSRAEGAHERAGGRSAESSPYFTRRRHPNRAPPERYHSCMQLGSSVSEPSAERPAEGEGGASRAGPSRPSLDLPLALTPSSPRMEWKVKIRSDGTRYVAKRPVRDRLLKARAMKICEERSGVTTDDDAVSEMKMGRYWSKEERKQQLLRAREQRRRREFMMQCRLDYLRHRAQEPARDGLPEAAQAPGSTPELSQRRSSKKRSRRILDNWITIQELLAHGSRSPDGSRVYNSLLSVTTV; via the exons ATGGGCTGCAACATGTGCGTGGTGAACCGACCCGAGGAGCAGTACAGGATTATGTTCCAG AAGGGCAACACACTTCGTCCTATTGATGCTGAA CTTAAAGGCAGAAAAACATCTCATCTCTCCCAAGATAAGGATGGACATACCCACAATCCTTTGCTGCTGCAAGTGGTGCGCAAGGGCCACAGGAGGAGAGCAGGCACTATCGCGGGTGCTGCCAGACTCGTGGCCATCACCGACTGCGTGGACAACTCCACGCAGACTGACATCAGCTTCCAGAACTTTCTGGGCGTGGCCGGAGGTCCCTACCCTGGCAGCGGCTCCCCCAAACCGCCCCCGTCTCCCCCGCTGGTCACGCTGGTCCCGCCCTACCTGCTGAACGAGCT TTGCACTCTGGAGAATGACTACCTGGACATGGCCAACCACGAAGTGGACCGTCAGGAAGAGCTGGAGTATGAG GAAGTAGAGCTCTACAAATCCACTCAGCAGGACAAGCTGGGCCTGACTGTGTGCTACCGCACTGATGAGGAGGATGACCAAGGCATCTACATAGGGGAG GTCAATCCCAACAGTATAGCGGCCAAAGATGGACGCATCAGGAAAGGTGACCGAATCTTGCAG ATCAATGGGGTGGATGtacagaacagagaggaggCAGTGGCCATCCTTAGCAGAGAAGACAGCATCAACTTCTCACTCTTGCTAGCGAGACCGGAGATAGAG GAGGACACAAACATAGACCCTGAGGACCTAGACTTTGAGCTACCAGTGGGCATGGGCGTCGACAGTCTCAGCACCTCACACCTGCCCAGTCTGTGCCTCCTCCGGCAGCGGAGGTCCCAGGTGGGCGTCCCCGAGGAGCCCCTGCCGCAGCAGGAGGCGCCGGCGCTCGGCCTGGCCGCCCTGAACAACAGCCAGGAGCTAGACAGCGGCGTAGGCCGCACAGACGAGAGCACGCGGAACGAGGAGTCGTCTGAGCACGACCTGCTGGCGTGCGACGAACAGACCAGCGCGTGCACCACCAACGGCACCAACACGCCGCACAGCCTGCGCAAGTTCCGGCCCGGCAGGGGTAGTAGCGGAGGGGGAGACACGCCCTCGCCGCTGCTCCACCTCCGCGAGCTCCAACTCAGCACGGACTCACTGGACGTCGGGGCGGTGGGCGGAGGCTACCTTCACGACCCGGTGGGCGCCATGATGATGCCAGGCCTGACCGAAGAGGAGTGCGAGCGCTACCGGGAGCTGCTGGAGATCAAGTGCCGATACGAGAGGAAGACAAAGCAGGGCGGTGCCAGGAAAGGGGcggaggaaggggaggggctggaagaagaaggggaggggTTGCAGGGCGGGGAGAAGGAGGCGGACCTGGACGAGGAGTGTGACGCGAGCCTGACCCCGCACGAGATGGCGCTCTTGGAGGAGGAGCTGCGACACCTCGAGTTCAAGTGCCGGAACATTCTGCGGGCACAGAAGATGCAACAGCTGAGGGAGCGCTGCCTGAAAGCGTGGCTGTTGGACGAGGAAGCGTCAGGCAGGGGCTCGTCCGACCTGCAGGCTTCGCCGCTGCACGAGCTAACCGACATCAAAGAGCTCCCGGAGAGGGAGCGATCGGACAGGGAGACCAGCAGCGCCTACAACACCGGCGGAGAGAGCTGCAGGAGTACACCCCTGACGAGCGACCACCTCTCGCCCGTCGCTCAGACGGAGGAGTGCGCGTCCCCCCTGCAGGGGAGGCCCCGAGACCGTCCCAGCTGGAACGAGAGGGGGCGCGCCAGCCTCGGCTCCGCCTACTCACCCGGCAGCTACAAGAAGTTCCAGACGAGCAGCACCGTCAACCCGAAGTTCCGCTCTCTGACCCGGGAGGGCGGGAGCTCGCGGGCCGAGGGCGCGCACGAAAGGGCAGGCGGCCGCAGTGCCGAGTCCAGCCCTTACTTCACCCGACGGCGCCACCCCAACCGGGCTCCGCCCGAACGCTACCACAGCTGCATGCAGCTGGGCTCCTCTGTCTCAGAGCCCTCGGCCGAGAGGCCCGCGGAGGGGGAGGGTGGCGCCAGCCGGGCCGGCCCCTCCAGGCCCTCACTGGACCTGCCCCTGGccctcaccccctcctccccgcGCATGGAGTGGAAGGTGAAGATCCGCAGTGACGGCACCCGCTACGTGGCCAAGCGGCCCGTCCGTGACCGCCTGCTCAAGGCCCGCGCCATGAAGATCTGCGAGGAGCGCAGCGGCGTGACCACGGACGACGACGCGGTCAGCGAGATGAAGATGGGCCGCTACTGGAGCAAGGAGGAGCGCAAGCAGCAGCTGCTGAGGGCCCGCGAGCAGCGCCGTCGCCGCGAGTTCATGATGCAGTGCCGCCTCGACTACCTCCGCCACCGCGCCCAGGAGCCGGCGAGGGACGGCCTCCCGGAGGCGGCCCAGGCGCCTGGCTCCACCCCCGAGCTGAGCCAGAGGCGGAGCTCCAAGAAGCGCAGCCGGCGCATCCTGGACAACTGGATCACCATCCAGGAGCTGCTGGCCCACGGGTCTCGCTCTCCGGACGGGAGCAGGGTGTACAACTCTCTCCTGTCCGTCACCACGGTCTAG
- the pdzd4 gene encoding PDZ domain-containing protein 4 isoform X1, protein MGCNMCVVNRPEEQYRIMFQKGNTLRPIDAEVKLKGRKTSHLSQDKDGHTHNPLLLQVVRKGHRRRAGTIAGAARLVAITDCVDNSTQTDISFQNFLGVAGGPYPGSGSPKPPPSPPLVTLVPPYLLNELCTLENDYLDMANHEVDRQEELEYEEVELYKSTQQDKLGLTVCYRTDEEDDQGIYIGEVNPNSIAAKDGRIRKGDRILQINGVDVQNREEAVAILSREDSINFSLLLARPEIEEDTNIDPEDLDFELPVGMGVDSLSTSHLPSLCLLRQRRSQVGVPEEPLPQQEAPALGLAALNNSQELDSGVGRTDESTRNEESSEHDLLACDEQTSACTTNGTNTPHSLRKFRPGRGSSGGGDTPSPLLHLRELQLSTDSLDVGAVGGGYLHDPVGAMMMPGLTEEECERYRELLEIKCRYERKTKQGGARKGAEEGEGLEEEGEGLQGGEKEADLDEECDASLTPHEMALLEEELRHLEFKCRNILRAQKMQQLRERCLKAWLLDEEASGRGSSDLQASPLHELTDIKELPERERSDRETSSAYNTGGESCRSTPLTSDHLSPVAQTEECASPLQGRPRDRPSWNERGRASLGSAYSPGSYKKFQTSSTVNPKFRSLTREGGSSRAEGAHERAGGRSAESSPYFTRRRHPNRAPPERYHSCMQLGSSVSEPSAERPAEGEGGASRAGPSRPSLDLPLALTPSSPRMEWKVKIRSDGTRYVAKRPVRDRLLKARAMKICEERSGVTTDDDAVSEMKMGRYWSKEERKQQLLRAREQRRRREFMMQCRLDYLRHRAQEPARDGLPEAAQAPGSTPELSQRRSSKKRSRRILDNWITIQELLAHGSRSPDGSRVYNSLLSVTTV, encoded by the exons ATGGGCTGCAACATGTGCGTGGTGAACCGACCCGAGGAGCAGTACAGGATTATGTTCCAG AAGGGCAACACACTTCGTCCTATTGATGCTGAAGTAAAG CTTAAAGGCAGAAAAACATCTCATCTCTCCCAAGATAAGGATGGACATACCCACAATCCTTTGCTGCTGCAAGTGGTGCGCAAGGGCCACAGGAGGAGAGCAGGCACTATCGCGGGTGCTGCCAGACTCGTGGCCATCACCGACTGCGTGGACAACTCCACGCAGACTGACATCAGCTTCCAGAACTTTCTGGGCGTGGCCGGAGGTCCCTACCCTGGCAGCGGCTCCCCCAAACCGCCCCCGTCTCCCCCGCTGGTCACGCTGGTCCCGCCCTACCTGCTGAACGAGCT TTGCACTCTGGAGAATGACTACCTGGACATGGCCAACCACGAAGTGGACCGTCAGGAAGAGCTGGAGTATGAG GAAGTAGAGCTCTACAAATCCACTCAGCAGGACAAGCTGGGCCTGACTGTGTGCTACCGCACTGATGAGGAGGATGACCAAGGCATCTACATAGGGGAG GTCAATCCCAACAGTATAGCGGCCAAAGATGGACGCATCAGGAAAGGTGACCGAATCTTGCAG ATCAATGGGGTGGATGtacagaacagagaggaggCAGTGGCCATCCTTAGCAGAGAAGACAGCATCAACTTCTCACTCTTGCTAGCGAGACCGGAGATAGAG GAGGACACAAACATAGACCCTGAGGACCTAGACTTTGAGCTACCAGTGGGCATGGGCGTCGACAGTCTCAGCACCTCACACCTGCCCAGTCTGTGCCTCCTCCGGCAGCGGAGGTCCCAGGTGGGCGTCCCCGAGGAGCCCCTGCCGCAGCAGGAGGCGCCGGCGCTCGGCCTGGCCGCCCTGAACAACAGCCAGGAGCTAGACAGCGGCGTAGGCCGCACAGACGAGAGCACGCGGAACGAGGAGTCGTCTGAGCACGACCTGCTGGCGTGCGACGAACAGACCAGCGCGTGCACCACCAACGGCACCAACACGCCGCACAGCCTGCGCAAGTTCCGGCCCGGCAGGGGTAGTAGCGGAGGGGGAGACACGCCCTCGCCGCTGCTCCACCTCCGCGAGCTCCAACTCAGCACGGACTCACTGGACGTCGGGGCGGTGGGCGGAGGCTACCTTCACGACCCGGTGGGCGCCATGATGATGCCAGGCCTGACCGAAGAGGAGTGCGAGCGCTACCGGGAGCTGCTGGAGATCAAGTGCCGATACGAGAGGAAGACAAAGCAGGGCGGTGCCAGGAAAGGGGcggaggaaggggaggggctggaagaagaaggggaggggTTGCAGGGCGGGGAGAAGGAGGCGGACCTGGACGAGGAGTGTGACGCGAGCCTGACCCCGCACGAGATGGCGCTCTTGGAGGAGGAGCTGCGACACCTCGAGTTCAAGTGCCGGAACATTCTGCGGGCACAGAAGATGCAACAGCTGAGGGAGCGCTGCCTGAAAGCGTGGCTGTTGGACGAGGAAGCGTCAGGCAGGGGCTCGTCCGACCTGCAGGCTTCGCCGCTGCACGAGCTAACCGACATCAAAGAGCTCCCGGAGAGGGAGCGATCGGACAGGGAGACCAGCAGCGCCTACAACACCGGCGGAGAGAGCTGCAGGAGTACACCCCTGACGAGCGACCACCTCTCGCCCGTCGCTCAGACGGAGGAGTGCGCGTCCCCCCTGCAGGGGAGGCCCCGAGACCGTCCCAGCTGGAACGAGAGGGGGCGCGCCAGCCTCGGCTCCGCCTACTCACCCGGCAGCTACAAGAAGTTCCAGACGAGCAGCACCGTCAACCCGAAGTTCCGCTCTCTGACCCGGGAGGGCGGGAGCTCGCGGGCCGAGGGCGCGCACGAAAGGGCAGGCGGCCGCAGTGCCGAGTCCAGCCCTTACTTCACCCGACGGCGCCACCCCAACCGGGCTCCGCCCGAACGCTACCACAGCTGCATGCAGCTGGGCTCCTCTGTCTCAGAGCCCTCGGCCGAGAGGCCCGCGGAGGGGGAGGGTGGCGCCAGCCGGGCCGGCCCCTCCAGGCCCTCACTGGACCTGCCCCTGGccctcaccccctcctccccgcGCATGGAGTGGAAGGTGAAGATCCGCAGTGACGGCACCCGCTACGTGGCCAAGCGGCCCGTCCGTGACCGCCTGCTCAAGGCCCGCGCCATGAAGATCTGCGAGGAGCGCAGCGGCGTGACCACGGACGACGACGCGGTCAGCGAGATGAAGATGGGCCGCTACTGGAGCAAGGAGGAGCGCAAGCAGCAGCTGCTGAGGGCCCGCGAGCAGCGCCGTCGCCGCGAGTTCATGATGCAGTGCCGCCTCGACTACCTCCGCCACCGCGCCCAGGAGCCGGCGAGGGACGGCCTCCCGGAGGCGGCCCAGGCGCCTGGCTCCACCCCCGAGCTGAGCCAGAGGCGGAGCTCCAAGAAGCGCAGCCGGCGCATCCTGGACAACTGGATCACCATCCAGGAGCTGCTGGCCCACGGGTCTCGCTCTCCGGACGGGAGCAGGGTGTACAACTCTCTCCTGTCCGTCACCACGGTCTAG
- the porcnl gene encoding porcupine O-acyltransferase like isoform X2, whose translation MEAFGRQEFLQFLAEGCIVPTVQQGLEQVWQLLLVCLLGRIVCRLGLPAHVKHLCSLAGGIYGLYVFFGLHMVWVIALTLLSFLILFLCRRSSSRGVFLSLAILVYLLMGELHMIDAETWHKMRGSQMVVAMKAISLAFDLDRGVVSSFPTLPEFLGYICFVGTIIFGPWISFTSYIDAIDGRKMNPAWLGKVALSFGKSQLCLVVSTCIAPFLFPYFIPLYTDGLPRRWLHAYENAVSFHFSNYFVSYLSETTIVMCGAGFSEDKDNLKWDITVARPLNVELPRSMVEVVTSWNQPMSHWLNKYVFKSALKLGTFPAILVTYTASALLHGLSFHLGAVLLSLGFITYVEHVLRKKLAAIFSACILSKRCPNDCPHLNKKHVPAFSLGCVGVRN comes from the exons ATGGAGGCGTTTGGGAGGCAGGAGTTCCTGCAGTTTCTTGCAGAGGGCTGCATCGTGCCCACAGTCCAACAAGGTCTGGAGCAGGTATGGCAACTCCTGCTGGTCTGTCTGCTGGGCCGGATCGTCTGCAGACTCG GTCTCCCTGCTCATGTAAAGCACCTGTGCTCACTGGCAGGGGGCATCTATGGACTCTACGTGTTCTTTGGGCTGCACATGGTGTGGGTGATCGCCCTTACCCTTCTATcattcctcatcctcttcctgtGTAGAAGGTCAAGCAGCCGAGGGGTCTTCCTCTCACTTGCCATCCTCGTCTACTTGCTAATGGG AGAGCTGCATATGATAGATGCAGAAACCTGGCATAAAATGAGGG GCTCTCAGATGGTGGTAGCCATGAAGGCCATCTCCCTGGCCTTTGACCTCGACAGAGGCGTGGTGTCCTCCTTTCCTACGCTGCCGGAGTTTCTGGGCTACATCTGCTTTGTGGGAACGATCATCTTTGGTCCATGGATTAGCTTCACCAGCTACATAGACGCCATTGACGGTCGTAAAATG AATCCTGCCTGGCTCGGGAAGGTGGCGCTGAGCTTTGGGAAGAGTCAGCTCTGCCTCGTCGTTTCCACCTGCAtcgctccctttctcttcccGTACTTCATTCCCCTCTACACCGATGGGTTACCTCGCAG ATGGCTTCACGCCTATGAGAACGCGGTGTCCTTTCACTTCAGTAACTACTTTGTTAGCTATCTGAGTGAGACGACCATTGTCATGTGTGGGGCTGGATTTTCTGAGGACAAGGATAACCTCAAATG GGATATAACAGTGGCCAGGCCTCTCAATGTTGAACTGCCTAGATCCATGGTAGAAGTGGTCACTTCCTGGAACCAGCCCATGTCTCACTGGCTGAACAAAT ATGTCTTCAAGAGTGCACTCAAACTTGGCACGTTTCCTGCTATCTTGGTGACCTACACGGCCAGTGCTCTACTACAT gGCTTGAGTTTCCACCTAGGGGCCGTGTTGTTGTCATTGGGCTTCATCACCTACGTGGAACATG TTCTTAGAAAGAAACTGGCAGCCATCTTCAGCGCCTGCATACTGTCGAAGCGCTGCCCAAACGACTGCCCGCATCTAAACAAAAAG CACGTGCCTGCATTTTCTCTAGGCTGTGTGGGTGTACGGAATTAA
- the porcnl gene encoding porcupine O-acyltransferase like isoform X1, with amino-acid sequence MEAFGRQEFLQFLAEGCIVPTVQQGLEQVWQLLLVCLLGRIVCRLGLPAHVKHLCSLAGGIYGLYVFFGLHMVWVIALTLLSFLILFLCRRSSSRGVFLSLAILVYLLMGELHMIDAETWHKMRGSQMVVAMKAISLAFDLDRGVVSSFPTLPEFLGYICFVGTIIFGPWISFTSYIDAIDGRKMNPAWLGKVALSFGKSQLCLVVSTCIAPFLFPYFIPLYTDGLPRRWLHAYENAVSFHFSNYFVSYLSETTIVMCGAGFSEDKDNLKWDITVARPLNVELPRSMVEVVTSWNQPMSHWLNKYVFKSALKLGTFPAILVTYTASALLHGLSFHLGAVLLSLGFITYVEHVLRKKLAAIFSACILSKRCPNDCPHLNKKAVWVYGINLFFSALSIFHLTYLGSLFDLDADDDKGYMASHTIQKWSELNWASHWVMLGCWIFYWLI; translated from the exons ATGGAGGCGTTTGGGAGGCAGGAGTTCCTGCAGTTTCTTGCAGAGGGCTGCATCGTGCCCACAGTCCAACAAGGTCTGGAGCAGGTATGGCAACTCCTGCTGGTCTGTCTGCTGGGCCGGATCGTCTGCAGACTCG GTCTCCCTGCTCATGTAAAGCACCTGTGCTCACTGGCAGGGGGCATCTATGGACTCTACGTGTTCTTTGGGCTGCACATGGTGTGGGTGATCGCCCTTACCCTTCTATcattcctcatcctcttcctgtGTAGAAGGTCAAGCAGCCGAGGGGTCTTCCTCTCACTTGCCATCCTCGTCTACTTGCTAATGGG AGAGCTGCATATGATAGATGCAGAAACCTGGCATAAAATGAGGG GCTCTCAGATGGTGGTAGCCATGAAGGCCATCTCCCTGGCCTTTGACCTCGACAGAGGCGTGGTGTCCTCCTTTCCTACGCTGCCGGAGTTTCTGGGCTACATCTGCTTTGTGGGAACGATCATCTTTGGTCCATGGATTAGCTTCACCAGCTACATAGACGCCATTGACGGTCGTAAAATG AATCCTGCCTGGCTCGGGAAGGTGGCGCTGAGCTTTGGGAAGAGTCAGCTCTGCCTCGTCGTTTCCACCTGCAtcgctccctttctcttcccGTACTTCATTCCCCTCTACACCGATGGGTTACCTCGCAG ATGGCTTCACGCCTATGAGAACGCGGTGTCCTTTCACTTCAGTAACTACTTTGTTAGCTATCTGAGTGAGACGACCATTGTCATGTGTGGGGCTGGATTTTCTGAGGACAAGGATAACCTCAAATG GGATATAACAGTGGCCAGGCCTCTCAATGTTGAACTGCCTAGATCCATGGTAGAAGTGGTCACTTCCTGGAACCAGCCCATGTCTCACTGGCTGAACAAAT ATGTCTTCAAGAGTGCACTCAAACTTGGCACGTTTCCTGCTATCTTGGTGACCTACACGGCCAGTGCTCTACTACAT gGCTTGAGTTTCCACCTAGGGGCCGTGTTGTTGTCATTGGGCTTCATCACCTACGTGGAACATG TTCTTAGAAAGAAACTGGCAGCCATCTTCAGCGCCTGCATACTGTCGAAGCGCTGCCCAAACGACTGCCCGCATCTAAACAAAAAG GCTGTGTGGGTGTACGGAATTAATCTCTTCTTCAGCGCATTGTCCATTTTTCACCTGACGTATCTTGGCTCTCTCTTCGACCTAGATGCTGATGATGACAAG GGTTATATGGCCAGTCACACCATTCAGAAATGGTCAGAACTGAACTGGGCCAGCCACTGGGTGATGTTGGGGTGCTGGATCTTCTACTGGCTCATTTAA